The DNA sequence CCGTGCGCCCGACGCAACCGCAGCAGCAGCCGCAGCGCACCATGCGGGCGTTGCGCGACCGGCGGGACGAGCTGGCCGGCCGCATCGCGCTGGGTGACCGGGTGGCGGTGGAGCGCCAGCACCGGCTGGGCAAGCGGACCGCCCGGGAACGGCTGGAGCTGCTGCTCGACGAGGGTTCGTTCGTCGAGGTGGACATGTACCGGCGCGGCACGACCGGCGCGCACACCGACGGCGTGGTCGCGGGCTCCGGCACCGTGGACGGGCGGCGGGTGTTCGTCTACGCGCAGGACTTCACCATCTCCGGTGGGTCGCTGGGCGCGGGGCACGCCGAGAAGATCCACAAGGTGATGGACATGGCGGTCGCCACCGGGTCGCCGATCGTCGCGTTGAACGACAGCGGTGGGGCGCGCATCCAGGAAGGCGTGATGGCGCTCAACGGCTACGGCGGCATCTTCCGCCGCCAGGTCGAGGCGTCCGGCATCGTGCCGCAGATCAGCGTGGTGCTGGGGCCGTGCGCCGGCGGCGCGGCCTACTCGCCCGCGCTGGCCGACTTCACGTTCATGGTGCGGGAGACCGCGCAGATGTACCTGACCGGGCCGGACGTGGTGCAGGCGGTCAGCGGCGAGCGGGTCACGCACAACCAGCTCGGCGGCGCGGACGTGCACGGCTCGATGTCGGGCGTGGCGTCGTTCGTGCACGACGACGAGGAGAGCTGCCTGGCCGACGTGCGGTACCTGCTGTCGTTGCTGCCGTCGAACAACCTGGAGCCGCCGCCGTCGTGCGAGCCGCCGTCCGACGATGACGACGTGCGGCCCGACCTGGCCTCGCTCGTGCCGGTGTCGCCGAACCAGCCCTACGACATCCGGGCGGTGATCGGCGATGTCGTGGACGACGGCGAGTTCCTGGAGGTGCACGAGGGCTGGGCGGCCAACGTGGTGTGCGCGTTCGCCCGGGTCGGCGGCGAGGTCGTCGGTGTGGTCGGCAACCAGCCGCTGGTGCTGGCGGGTGTGCTGGACACGGCCGCGTCGCAGAAGGCGGCCCGGTTCGTGCGGTTCTGCGACGCGTTCAACATCCCGCTGGTGACGCTGGTGGACGTGCCGGGCTTCCTGCCGGGCACGGACCAGGAGTACGGCGGCGCCATCCGGCACGGCGCGAAGCTGCTGTACGCCTACTGCGAGGCCTCCGTGCCGCGGGTGCAGGTCATCCTGCGCAAGGCCTACGGCGGCGCGTACATCGTGATGGACTCGCGGTCCATCGGCTGCGACCTGTCCCTGGCCTGGCCGACCAACGAGATCGCGGTGATGGGCGCGGAGGCCGCCGTGAACGTCATCCACCGCAAGGAACTGGCCGCCGCGGCCGATCCGGACGAGCTGCGGCAGGTCCTGGTGGCCCGTTACGCGGATGAACTGGCTCACCCGTACTACGCGGCGGAGCGAGGCCTGGTGGACGACGTGATCGACCCGGCGCAGACACGGGCGGCGGTGCGCCGGGGGCTGGAGATGCTGCGCGACAAGCGGCGGCGCAGCCCGGCGCGCAAGCACGGCAACGTGCCGTTGTGACGGTTCAGCCGAGTGGGTGACCGGGCAGCTCGCCGCAGGTCTCGGTGACCTTGGTCGTCTCTCCGTGCCGGGGGCACGGAGAGACGACTCCGGCGTGCGCCACGCCGTGCTCGGATACCGGGGTCTAATAGAGTGCGCGGTGTCGACGAGCGATGCCGAGAGGATCCACCGTGTACGTGTCGAAGGTCCGACTACGCAACGTGAGAGGATTTCACGATTCGCGTGGTGTCGACCTCGACCTGCGGCGTCCTGATGGCAGCTACGAGGGCTGGACCGTGCTGGCGGGCCGCAACGGATCGGGCAAGACTTCGCTGCTGCGCGGGATCGCGCTGGCGTTGGGCGGCCCTGCCGTGGCGCGCAGCCTCGTGCCGGACTTCGACGCCTGGATCTCCGCCGGCGCCCGTGAGGCGACCGCCGAGGTGCAGGTCGTGTTCGACGCCCGGTGGGAGGCGTTCCGCATCGGCCGGCCCCCGGCGAGCCCGTTCTGGTCGGGGTTGCGGTGGACCGCACCGTCCCCGGAGGACGTGGTGGCTTCGACCAGGCCGTCCCAACCGGCGCTGGCCCCGTACAGCTCGGTGCGCAACGCCAAGACCGCTGCGGCGCGGGGACCGTGGCAGGACAACCCGACCGGGTGGTTCTGCGCCGCCTACGGACCGTTCCGGCGCCTGGTCGGCGGCAGCGGCGAGGCGCAACGGCTGATGATGACCTCGGGTCCGGTGGGGCGGACCGCCAGCCTGTTCCACGAAGAAGCGTCGCTGTCCGAAGGCGTCAGCTGGCTGATCGAGCAGCACCTGAGGTCCCTGGAGGGGCGTGACGGCGCGGAGGAGCTGAAGCGGACCGCGCTGGCGATCCTGGCGGACGAGCTGCTGCCCGACGACTACCGGATCGAGGGTGTCGACTCGCAAGGTTTGTGGGTGCGCAAGGATGGCCACAGCTTCCCGCTGCGGGAGATGAGCGACGGCTACCGGACGGTCGTGGCCCTGGTGGTGGACCTCCTCAAGCAGATCTACGAAGCTTACGGTCGGCTGGACGCCTACCGGGGCGAGCGTCCACTGGATGCCGACACCCCCGTCGAGGACGAGGACGCCGAGTCGGTTGTCCGGGTGCGCGCTCCCGGGGTGGTGATCATCGATGAGGTGGACGCCCACCTGCACGTGTCCTGGCAGAAGCGGATCGGTGAGTGGCTCAAGCGGCACTTCCCGGCGATCCAGTTCATCGTCACCACCCACAGCCCCTACATCTGCCAAGCGGCCGACGAATCCGGGTTGATCCGGCTCCCGGGACCGGACGAACCGGTGCCCCCGCAGACGGTGAGCCGGGACCTGTGGGAGCGGATCGTCTACGGCAGCGGTGACGACGCCGTGCTGTCGGACCTGTTCGGTCTGGACACCGCCTACTCGCGACGCGCAGTGGCCCTGCGCGAGGAGTTGGTGCACCTCGAGTTGGCGGTGCTCACCGG is a window from the Saccharothrix saharensis genome containing:
- a CDS encoding acyl-CoA carboxylase subunit beta; the encoded protein is MDVRPAVRPTQPQQQPQRTMRALRDRRDELAGRIALGDRVAVERQHRLGKRTARERLELLLDEGSFVEVDMYRRGTTGAHTDGVVAGSGTVDGRRVFVYAQDFTISGGSLGAGHAEKIHKVMDMAVATGSPIVALNDSGGARIQEGVMALNGYGGIFRRQVEASGIVPQISVVLGPCAGGAAYSPALADFTFMVRETAQMYLTGPDVVQAVSGERVTHNQLGGADVHGSMSGVASFVHDDEESCLADVRYLLSLLPSNNLEPPPSCEPPSDDDDVRPDLASLVPVSPNQPYDIRAVIGDVVDDGEFLEVHEGWAANVVCAFARVGGEVVGVVGNQPLVLAGVLDTAASQKAARFVRFCDAFNIPLVTLVDVPGFLPGTDQEYGGAIRHGAKLLYAYCEASVPRVQVILRKAYGGAYIVMDSRSIGCDLSLAWPTNEIAVMGAEAAVNVIHRKELAAAADPDELRQVLVARYADELAHPYYAAERGLVDDVIDPAQTRAAVRRGLEMLRDKRRRSPARKHGNVPL
- a CDS encoding AAA family ATPase, with the translated sequence MRGFHDSRGVDLDLRRPDGSYEGWTVLAGRNGSGKTSLLRGIALALGGPAVARSLVPDFDAWISAGAREATAEVQVVFDARWEAFRIGRPPASPFWSGLRWTAPSPEDVVASTRPSQPALAPYSSVRNAKTAAARGPWQDNPTGWFCAAYGPFRRLVGGSGEAQRLMMTSGPVGRTASLFHEEASLSEGVSWLIEQHLRSLEGRDGAEELKRTALAILADELLPDDYRIEGVDSQGLWVRKDGHSFPLREMSDGYRTVVALVVDLLKQIYEAYGRLDAYRGERPLDADTPVEDEDAESVVRVRAPGVVIIDEVDAHLHVSWQKRIGEWLKRHFPAIQFIVTTHSPYICQAADESGLIRLPGPDEPVPPQTVSRDLWERIVYGSGDDAVLSDLFGLDTAYSRRAVALREELVHLELAVLTGTADDAQGKRYREIKDLLTSSPTARVREVDARMRLHAADGE